Proteins co-encoded in one Leptospira inadai serovar Lyme str. 10 genomic window:
- a CDS encoding RecQ family ATP-dependent DNA helicase, producing MPSISALKQLFGISQFRSTQEKIIQDILSGKHCLVVMPTGMGKSICYQMPAMALDGLAIVISPLIALMQDQTGKLKQLGIDAEFVNSSLSKPERIQRYENIKKGLYKILYVSPERFRKLEFINSLRARKISLLAIDEAHCVSQWGHDFRPDYTKIAEFRNVLRNPVTIALTATATREIQSDIIRQIGLSESEIKIYNEGICRPNLFLDVKTFLDEPSKSEAILSLLQEKSGNTIVYFNLIKNLEKFAEKLDLKKIEYKVYHGQLPSEQRRKIQNQFLKSEDRLLLATNAFGMGVDKPDIRTIVHAELPSSLEAYYQEIGRAGRDGKSSDCHLFYNQDDLAVLMDFIEWQNPDESFILRTFQTMCRLGDRLSSISYEELQAKLVHKNRGDHRLQTVLNLFERHGVTSGELERNSLRIESELPEELLSRELREERKKAGLNRLYQMLQYLKSDRCRREFVYEYFGANLPECNNCDICKN from the coding sequence ATGCCCTCTATTTCCGCCCTGAAGCAATTGTTCGGGATCTCCCAGTTTCGTTCTACGCAAGAGAAAATCATACAAGATATCTTATCCGGCAAACATTGTCTGGTCGTGATGCCTACAGGAATGGGAAAGTCGATCTGCTATCAAATGCCTGCGATGGCTTTGGACGGATTAGCGATCGTAATCTCCCCTCTGATTGCTCTCATGCAGGATCAAACGGGAAAACTAAAGCAACTCGGGATCGACGCGGAATTCGTCAATTCTTCCTTATCCAAGCCTGAGAGAATTCAGCGTTACGAAAATATAAAGAAAGGATTATACAAGATTCTTTACGTTTCGCCTGAACGGTTTCGAAAATTGGAATTTATCAATTCGCTGCGGGCGAGAAAAATTTCCTTGTTGGCCATCGACGAGGCACATTGCGTCAGTCAATGGGGACATGATTTCCGTCCGGACTATACTAAAATCGCCGAGTTTAGAAACGTATTACGTAATCCTGTCACGATCGCTCTCACCGCGACGGCGACCAGGGAAATTCAATCGGATATTATTCGGCAGATCGGATTATCCGAATCCGAAATTAAAATTTATAACGAAGGAATATGCAGGCCGAATTTATTTTTGGACGTTAAAACGTTCTTGGACGAACCTTCCAAAAGCGAAGCGATTCTGTCCTTATTGCAGGAGAAGAGCGGTAATACCATCGTATATTTTAATCTTATTAAGAATTTGGAGAAATTCGCAGAGAAGCTGGACTTAAAAAAAATCGAATATAAGGTTTATCATGGACAACTACCGTCAGAACAACGAAGGAAAATCCAGAATCAATTTTTAAAGTCGGAAGATCGTCTACTTTTGGCCACGAATGCGTTCGGGATGGGAGTAGATAAGCCGGATATTCGAACGATCGTACATGCGGAACTTCCGTCATCACTGGAGGCGTATTATCAGGAAATAGGCAGGGCGGGCCGCGACGGTAAATCGTCCGATTGCCACCTTTTCTATAATCAGGACGATCTTGCGGTGCTGATGGATTTTATAGAATGGCAGAATCCGGACGAATCCTTTATTCTTAGAACTTTCCAAACCATGTGCCGACTTGGGGACAGACTCTCTTCCATTAGCTATGAAGAACTCCAAGCAAAATTAGTGCATAAAAATCGAGGCGATCATCGACTGCAGACCGTCTTAAACCTATTCGAACGACACGGAGTAACTTCCGGAGAATTAGAAAGAAATTCTCTTCGAATTGAAAGTGAGCTACCGGAGGAACTTCTTTCAAGAGAGTTGAGGGAGGAACGGAAGAAGGCGGGCCTAAATCGTCTTTATCAAATGCTTCAATATTTGAAATCGGATAGATGCAGAAGGGAATTCGTCTACGAGTATTTTGGTGCGAATCTTCCCGAATGTAATAATTGCGATATCTGTAAAAATTAG
- the pstC gene encoding phosphate ABC transporter permease subunit PstC — protein MGKFESLLRYLFHPKKRRVDSIAEGTVKIVAGTSILLILLIFLFIFKEASSLFFTKSPSTISAESNAPASYGSDTPSEYNPDGESQTRLGPKIESKEASQTETETSLWESLTSSIWQPISTVPKFGILPLIVGTAKTTFIAILIGAPLAILAALNVTFFLPGRIREIIKPTIELLASFPSVVIGFFCLMDVATVVKEVFDLDFRLNAITGGIGLAIAVTPIIFTVAEDALNTVPQSYRQASLALGATEWQTAYRVMLPAALPGVFAAILLGIGRAFGETMIALMATGNAPLMSFGLFDPTRTFAATIGAEMGEVIWGSNHYNILFLLGVLLFVFTFSLNAVTELYVKKRLMRKFQGS, from the coding sequence ATGGGCAAATTCGAATCTCTTCTGAGATATCTATTTCATCCTAAAAAAAGAAGAGTGGATAGTATCGCCGAGGGGACGGTTAAGATCGTCGCCGGCACTTCGATTTTGCTCATCCTCCTTATTTTTCTTTTCATATTTAAAGAGGCCTCTTCCCTATTCTTTACCAAATCGCCGTCGACCATTTCGGCGGAGAGTAATGCACCCGCGAGCTACGGTTCGGATACGCCGAGCGAATACAATCCGGACGGAGAGTCTCAAACTCGACTGGGACCCAAGATAGAATCGAAAGAGGCGTCCCAGACCGAAACGGAGACTTCCCTTTGGGAAAGTCTAACGAGCTCTATCTGGCAGCCGATCTCTACGGTTCCTAAGTTTGGAATTCTGCCGCTGATCGTCGGAACGGCCAAGACTACGTTTATCGCGATCCTGATCGGCGCTCCCCTTGCGATTCTAGCGGCCCTGAACGTAACCTTCTTCTTACCCGGAAGAATTCGAGAAATCATCAAACCGACGATCGAGTTGCTCGCCAGTTTTCCGTCAGTCGTTATCGGATTCTTTTGTCTCATGGACGTCGCTACGGTGGTGAAAGAAGTCTTTGATTTGGATTTTCGATTGAATGCGATTACGGGTGGAATCGGTTTAGCGATAGCAGTAACTCCGATTATTTTCACGGTAGCCGAAGACGCGTTAAATACGGTTCCTCAATCGTATAGGCAGGCTTCTTTAGCGTTAGGCGCCACCGAATGGCAAACCGCATATCGGGTAATGTTGCCGGCCGCTTTACCGGGAGTCTTTGCGGCGATTTTACTCGGAATCGGTCGAGCTTTCGGCGAAACAATGATAGCGTTGATGGCGACCGGCAACGCCCCTTTAATGTCTTTCGGGCTATTCGATCCGACTAGAACGTTTGCGGCCACGATCGGCGCGGAAATGGGGGAAGTGATCTGGGGATCAAACCATTATAATATTCTGTTTCTACTAGGTGTTCTCCTATTCGTATTTACTTTTTCATTGAATGCAGTTACTGAACTTTACGTAAAGAAACGGCTTATGAGAAAATTCCAGGGTTCCTAA
- a CDS encoding adenylate/guanylate cyclase domain-containing protein, producing the protein MKRGFLNLIFFLVGDPKKNSLEHRLFNSVALVNGVLNIVGSIFLPEHEYYLRILILNLISGAALLLMYYLSRVKSIYYALYWPFNLTILVYLSSVWFLNGGSQGGNHYYFIPALVIATILLRDHNVFLVYGLYALFTMALYGIEYFHPNFIVEAESREIRYSDLAGNYLFVQILTGILIFILARNLNVERAKSDNLLRNILPETIADELKRTDKVLPVRYENVSVLFTDMAGFTQIAETMTPEELLGELDSFFKYFDRISKRYGLEKIKTIGDSYMAAGGLPVPNFTHPVDAVLCGLEFQVFMKQQKIEKDKEGMPSWSLRLGIHTGSVVAGVIGTEKFAYDIWGDTVNTASRMESSGLPGEVNISKETYDRVKDFFDCEPRGLVKAKNKGEIEMYLVKGIKTDLLDQGTIDAPSHAFWRLYSELEGKEKNKVS; encoded by the coding sequence TTGAAACGCGGGTTCTTAAACTTAATTTTCTTTCTCGTCGGAGATCCTAAAAAAAATTCTCTCGAACATAGATTGTTCAACTCCGTAGCTTTGGTTAACGGGGTTCTCAATATAGTAGGCTCGATTTTTCTTCCGGAACATGAATATTATCTTCGCATATTAATCTTAAATTTAATATCCGGAGCGGCTTTGCTCCTAATGTATTATCTTTCGCGCGTGAAGAGTATTTACTATGCCTTATATTGGCCGTTTAATCTTACGATTCTAGTCTACCTTTCGTCCGTTTGGTTTCTAAACGGCGGTTCGCAAGGCGGAAATCACTATTATTTCATACCCGCCCTCGTGATCGCGACCATTCTACTTAGGGATCATAATGTATTCTTAGTCTACGGACTGTATGCATTGTTCACTATGGCCTTGTACGGAATAGAATACTTTCATCCCAATTTCATAGTGGAAGCCGAATCCAGGGAGATTAGATACTCCGACTTGGCGGGAAATTATCTTTTCGTCCAAATACTTACAGGAATATTGATATTCATCTTGGCAAGAAATCTGAACGTCGAGCGGGCCAAGTCGGATAATTTGCTTCGCAACATTCTTCCTGAAACGATCGCGGACGAACTAAAGAGAACCGATAAAGTCCTTCCGGTACGCTACGAAAACGTATCCGTACTTTTTACGGATATGGCCGGATTTACCCAGATAGCGGAGACTATGACTCCGGAAGAACTGCTTGGAGAGTTGGATTCATTCTTCAAATATTTCGATCGAATCTCTAAACGTTACGGTTTAGAAAAAATTAAAACTATCGGCGATTCCTATATGGCTGCAGGAGGTTTACCGGTTCCGAATTTTACTCATCCGGTTGACGCGGTACTTTGCGGACTCGAATTTCAAGTGTTTATGAAACAGCAGAAAATAGAAAAAGACAAGGAGGGCATGCCTAGTTGGTCGTTACGATTGGGAATTCACACCGGAAGCGTAGTCGCCGGCGTGATCGGAACGGAAAAATTCGCCTATGATATTTGGGGGGACACGGTAAATACCGCGAGTCGAATGGAAAGTTCGGGATTACCGGGAGAAGTTAATATCTCGAAAGAAACATACGATCGAGTAAAGGACTTCTTCGATTGCGAACCGAGAGGATTGGTAAAGGCAAAAAACAAAGGAGAGATTGAAATGTACTTAGTGAAGGGAATCAAGACGGATCTTCTGGATCAGGGAACCATCGATGCTCCGAGTCATGCTTTCTGGCGTCTCTATTCGGAATTGGAAGGAAAGGAAAAAAACAAGGTCAGTTGA
- the pstB gene encoding phosphate ABC transporter ATP-binding protein PstB, producing the protein MKDSHKVKIKSRHFNFFYGESQALHDISLDIHVKKVTAFIGPSGCGKSTFLRSINRMNDVIDGTHTEGKLEIDGINVYDPLMNVVELRKRVGMVFQKSFPFPKSIYENIAFGLKLNYKIPKSEMDQIVEESLRKAALWKEVKDRLDDSALGLSGGQQQRLCIARAIAMNPEVILMDEPCSALDPISTKKVEEFINEFKDSYTIVIVTHNMQQAARISDYTGLFYMGKLLEFDTTKKIFNDPSKKETEDYISGKFG; encoded by the coding sequence GTGAAAGACAGCCACAAGGTAAAAATCAAATCTCGCCATTTCAACTTTTTCTACGGAGAAAGCCAAGCCCTGCACGATATCTCCTTGGACATTCATGTAAAGAAAGTCACGGCTTTTATCGGCCCGTCCGGATGCGGGAAGTCCACTTTCCTCAGATCCATCAACCGAATGAACGACGTAATAGACGGAACTCATACGGAGGGAAAACTCGAGATCGACGGAATCAACGTCTATGATCCGTTGATGAACGTAGTCGAGTTAAGAAAACGGGTCGGCATGGTGTTCCAGAAGTCTTTTCCGTTTCCCAAATCCATTTATGAAAATATCGCATTCGGTCTGAAACTGAATTATAAAATTCCGAAGAGCGAAATGGATCAGATCGTAGAGGAAAGCCTACGCAAAGCGGCGCTCTGGAAGGAAGTCAAAGATCGGTTAGACGACAGCGCCCTGGGACTTTCCGGAGGGCAGCAGCAGAGACTTTGCATAGCAAGAGCGATCGCGATGAACCCTGAGGTCATTCTCATGGATGAACCTTGCTCCGCCTTAGATCCCATTTCGACCAAAAAGGTGGAGGAGTTTATCAATGAATTTAAGGACTCGTATACGATCGTAATCGTTACGCATAATATGCAACAAGCGGCCCGTATCAGCGATTATACGGGTCTCTTCTATATGGGAAAATTGCTGGAGTTCGATACTACTAAAAAAATCTTCAATGATCCGTCCAAAAAGGAAACCGAAGATTATATTTCCGGCAAATTCGGTTAG
- a CDS encoding LA_3150 family lipoprotein — protein sequence MKFLKLAIFALAASFSVNCHSHQEDTSSLLLALAGAQTGDGKNSIVIFDTTDGISFTGKCYDSFTVGGASGVSGPAISPTAYFNIALGGTAANNDFHKQNTSSSTCAAGTTNLGFTGGGVPAIGSSFAFKAYYCDPNYSACKSAQWKAAGF from the coding sequence ATGAAATTTCTTAAATTAGCGATCTTCGCTCTGGCAGCATCCTTTTCGGTAAACTGTCATAGCCACCAAGAAGATACAAGCTCTCTCTTATTGGCTTTAGCAGGAGCCCAGACTGGAGACGGAAAGAATTCGATCGTTATTTTTGATACGACCGACGGAATTTCCTTCACCGGAAAATGCTATGATTCGTTCACCGTGGGTGGCGCGAGCGGGGTAAGCGGGCCGGCGATTTCTCCCACTGCATACTTCAATATAGCGTTGGGTGGAACTGCCGCAAATAACGACTTCCATAAACAGAACACTAGCTCGAGCACCTGCGCTGCCGGAACGACCAATTTAGGTTTTACCGGAGGAGGAGTTCCTGCAATCGGATCAAGTTTCGCATTCAAGGCATACTATTGCGATCCGAACTATTCCGCTTGTAAATCGGCGCAGTGGAAAGCTGCGGGCTTTTAA
- the pstA gene encoding phosphate ABC transporter permease PstA gives MKWKKVRLNRKRRFKDRIGTIVAEGIPMLATMTIVSIILIMLGNFVFRGILNVSWEFLSAVPKNNNLEGGIFPAIYGTVYLVFIMILFSIPIGTMTGIFLAEYTARNSWFTSTVRFAINTLAGVPSIVFGLFGVGFFIQFVGKGVDSIAGNPSPVWGKPAIIWAAATLAVLTLPVVIISVEETMRSIPREMREASLALGATKWQTIWKLVLPNSLTGILTGAILAIGRGAGEVAPILFVGVVYSLPDLPTKLTDQFMQLGYHLFVLATQSPDVDKALPKQYATTLVLLMLTFGMSFFATYFRYRIRKGKHKAST, from the coding sequence TTGAAATGGAAGAAAGTCCGCTTAAACCGCAAAAGACGATTCAAGGATAGAATCGGGACGATAGTGGCCGAAGGCATTCCGATGCTGGCCACAATGACGATCGTCTCGATCATTCTTATCATGCTCGGAAATTTCGTATTTCGGGGAATCCTAAACGTTTCGTGGGAATTCTTAAGCGCCGTTCCTAAAAACAATAACCTGGAAGGCGGAATCTTTCCCGCAATTTACGGAACCGTATATCTCGTTTTTATTATGATATTATTCAGTATCCCGATCGGTACGATGACCGGAATTTTTTTGGCGGAATACACTGCGCGAAATTCTTGGTTCACTTCTACGGTTCGTTTTGCGATCAATACGTTGGCTGGAGTTCCCTCCATCGTATTCGGGTTATTCGGAGTCGGTTTTTTCATTCAATTTGTAGGTAAAGGAGTCGATTCCATCGCAGGGAATCCTTCTCCGGTCTGGGGCAAGCCTGCAATCATCTGGGCCGCCGCTACCTTAGCCGTTCTTACGCTACCGGTAGTGATCATATCGGTGGAAGAAACGATGCGTAGCATCCCGAGGGAAATGCGCGAAGCGAGTCTGGCTTTGGGTGCCACGAAATGGCAAACGATTTGGAAATTAGTACTTCCGAATTCGCTTACAGGAATTCTAACCGGAGCGATTCTTGCTATCGGGCGCGGGGCTGGAGAAGTCGCTCCAATTCTCTTTGTAGGGGTCGTATATTCGCTTCCGGATCTTCCCACAAAATTAACCGACCAGTTCATGCAATTAGGATATCATTTATTCGTATTGGCGACCCAATCGCCCGATGTGGATAAGGCCCTTCCTAAACAATACGCGACGACTTTAGTTTTATTAATGCTCACGTTCGGAATGAGTTTCTTCGCGACGTATTTTCGCTATCGGATTCGAAAAGGGAAACACAAAGCAAGTACATAA
- a CDS encoding alpha/beta fold hydrolase: MKLYRSFTLVLILFSLESCTSFKEWRMTEEEAFEDFSRSGISYRDIASQDQDRDTIHSVTVGCHDNSPRDILVFVHGSPGNWIHYWSYLKDSELLQRYCMISIDRPGFGRSGKPLPDINLQAKRIIDSLSLLRIPHPKKKYILVGHSYGGPVAARIASLEEKKITHLVLLAAALDPEKEELKWYNRLADTKIARLLLPSPWIVSNEEMIPMKDQLKEIEADWKTIRSATYIVQGGKDTLVDPENLEFVRRLFPKGSVKEEIFLPDGDHFLPWNNFPLIKRILLDIAREQRTED, from the coding sequence ATGAAGCTATATAGATCCTTCACTCTAGTTCTGATTCTTTTTTCGTTGGAAAGCTGTACATCCTTTAAGGAATGGAGGATGACCGAAGAAGAAGCCTTCGAAGATTTTTCCCGATCCGGGATTTCGTATCGGGATATCGCCTCGCAAGATCAAGACCGAGATACGATCCATTCGGTGACGGTCGGATGTCACGACAATTCTCCCAGAGATATTCTAGTCTTCGTGCACGGTTCCCCGGGAAATTGGATCCATTATTGGAGCTATTTAAAAGATTCGGAATTGCTTCAGCGATATTGTATGATAAGCATTGACCGCCCCGGGTTTGGAAGATCGGGAAAGCCGTTACCGGATATTAATCTTCAGGCTAAACGAATTATAGATTCCTTGTCTTTACTTCGAATTCCTCATCCGAAAAAAAAATATATATTAGTCGGACATTCTTACGGCGGTCCTGTCGCGGCGAGAATTGCGTCGCTGGAAGAAAAAAAGATCACTCATCTGGTATTATTGGCTGCCGCCCTCGATCCGGAAAAAGAGGAATTAAAATGGTACAATCGGCTCGCGGATACGAAGATTGCCCGCTTACTACTTCCCTCCCCTTGGATCGTAAGTAATGAAGAAATGATCCCGATGAAAGATCAGCTAAAGGAAATCGAAGCCGATTGGAAAACGATTCGATCAGCTACTTATATCGTGCAAGGAGGAAAGGACACGTTGGTCGATCCCGAAAATCTTGAATTCGTTCGACGCCTATTTCCCAAAGGATCCGTTAAGGAAGAAATTTTTTTACCGGACGGGGATCACTTTTTACCCTGGAACAATTTTCCGCTTATAAAACGGATCTTATTGGATATCGCTCGGGAGCAGAGGACTGAGGACTGA
- a CDS encoding ribbon-helix-helix protein, CopG family translates to MISLRIPPDLERKLDLFAKSKGKSRSEIVKESILEYIKNHSSMKTPFELGEDLFAKYASNNKNLAKNRKAHLINILKEKNEKRRSH, encoded by the coding sequence ATGATAAGTCTAAGAATACCGCCGGATCTAGAAAGAAAGCTCGATTTATTTGCGAAATCCAAGGGTAAAAGCCGTTCAGAGATCGTTAAGGAATCAATTCTTGAATATATAAAGAATCATAGTTCGATGAAAACTCCTTTTGAACTAGGAGAAGATCTTTTTGCTAAATACGCCTCGAATAATAAGAATTTAGCGAAGAATAGAAAGGCTCATCTTATTAATATTTTAAAAGAAAAGAATGAAAAACGTCGCTCTCATTGA
- a CDS encoding phosphate ABC transporter substrate-binding protein, which yields MKNITLKVLLLTAALVTSSAFAQEKKTITIKGSDTMVILVQKWAEAYPDKKVQFQVTGGGSGTGIAALINGTTDICSSSRPLKPQEIQQLKEKYNSNGVEIKVAVDGLSVYVNKHNSISKLTLGQIREIFTGKVKNWKDVGGEDHKIILYSRENNSGTYEYFKEHVLEKKDFDPASQHMVGTAALVNAVGKDKWGIGYGGAAYASDVKDVAVSIDEKSKPELPTEANILSNKYPISRYLYFYLREVPKDDTKKFVDWVIGKEGQKVVHDVGYFPLKKK from the coding sequence ATGAAAAATATAACCCTAAAAGTCCTTTTGCTTACTGCGGCGCTAGTCACCAGCTCCGCGTTCGCGCAAGAAAAAAAAACAATCACAATCAAAGGCTCCGACACCATGGTCATCCTAGTCCAAAAATGGGCGGAAGCTTATCCTGACAAAAAAGTACAATTTCAAGTCACCGGCGGCGGATCAGGAACCGGAATTGCAGCGTTAATCAACGGAACAACCGATATCTGCTCTTCTTCCAGACCTCTAAAACCGCAAGAAATTCAACAGCTAAAGGAAAAATACAATTCGAACGGCGTCGAAATTAAGGTCGCCGTCGATGGACTTTCCGTTTACGTGAACAAACATAATTCTATTTCGAAATTAACGCTCGGCCAAATTCGGGAAATCTTTACAGGCAAAGTCAAGAACTGGAAGGATGTAGGCGGGGAAGATCATAAAATCATTCTCTATAGCCGCGAAAATAATTCCGGAACATACGAGTATTTCAAAGAGCACGTTTTAGAGAAAAAGGATTTTGATCCCGCCTCCCAGCATATGGTAGGAACCGCCGCATTAGTCAATGCAGTCGGTAAAGACAAATGGGGAATCGGTTACGGCGGCGCGGCCTATGCTTCGGACGTAAAGGATGTCGCGGTTTCCATCGATGAAAAAAGCAAGCCTGAACTGCCGACCGAAGCGAATATTCTCTCGAACAAATATCCGATATCTAGATATCTATACTTTTACCTAAGAGAAGTTCCGAAAGACGATACGAAAAAATTCGTGGATTGGGTGATCGGCAAAGAAGGCCAAAAAGTCGTTCACGACGTCGGCTACTTTCCTTTAAAGAAAAAGTAA
- a CDS encoding type II toxin-antitoxin system VapC family toxin, translating to MKNVALIDSGPIIALFNSSDDHHKSVFKFLKSFKGSLFTTWPIITEVIYLLSFSIAVQSDFLEWIERGGLQVLEITLDDLKYIKNRMQKYSDLPMDLADASLMCIAEREGIFNIISIDSDFSIYKTLKGKYLKNLYKS from the coding sequence ATGAAAAACGTCGCTCTCATTGATTCTGGTCCTATTATTGCGCTGTTTAATTCATCGGATGACCATCATAAATCGGTTTTTAAATTTTTAAAATCCTTTAAAGGTTCATTATTTACGACCTGGCCGATCATAACGGAAGTTATTTATCTACTTTCTTTCTCCATTGCGGTTCAATCCGATTTCCTGGAATGGATAGAAAGAGGCGGTTTGCAAGTCTTAGAGATTACCTTAGACGATTTAAAGTATATTAAGAATCGGATGCAGAAATATTCAGATTTACCGATGGATTTAGCAGACGCGTCGTTAATGTGTATTGCGGAGCGGGAAGGAATCTTTAATATCATTAGTATAGATTCGGATTTCTCAATATATAAAACCCTGAAAGGTAAGTACCTGAAAAACTTATATAAAAGTTGA
- a CDS encoding PIN domain-containing protein: MILVDTSVWIEFFRGKDPIFSELKDLLESSEVIVHEVVFGELLQGCKNKSEVSFILEYWENLNILTSEGSFLSAGKLSFENKHIDKGISLIDSVLISQVRNKKLRLWTLDKKILKVLNKKEIYLSQGKHVG; this comes from the coding sequence ATGATTCTCGTAGATACCTCCGTTTGGATTGAATTCTTTAGAGGAAAGGATCCCATTTTCAGCGAACTGAAAGACTTACTTGAATCTTCTGAAGTGATAGTTCACGAAGTAGTTTTTGGAGAATTACTCCAAGGCTGTAAGAATAAAAGCGAGGTATCCTTTATTCTCGAATATTGGGAAAATCTGAATATTCTAACATCTGAAGGTAGTTTTTTATCGGCTGGAAAGCTTTCCTTTGAAAACAAACATATAGATAAAGGGATAAGTTTAATCGATTCGGTGCTTATTAGCCAAGTAAGAAATAAGAAGCTTCGTCTTTGGACTTTAGATAAGAAAATTCTAAAAGTTTTGAATAAGAAGGAAATCTATTTAAGCCAAGGCAAGCACGTCGGTTAA
- a CDS encoding DUF302 domain-containing protein, translated as MNMLLPCRVSVYSEKGKTRIGMIKPTALLGFLSSWPRLAEIATDLIRMIDSSK; from the coding sequence ATGAATATGCTGCTTCCTTGCAGGGTTTCGGTTTATTCCGAAAAAGGAAAAACGAGGATCGGAATGATCAAGCCCACCGCTCTTTTGGGATTTTTGTCAAGTTGGCCGCGTCTTGCGGAAATCGCAACGGATTTGATAAGAATGATCGATTCCTCAAAGTAA
- a CDS encoding carboxylate--amine ligase, with product MNSDPCEEELLKLSNAMEFWPTWRLYLPLIPWIALLSFRSIRLGSLTSLGFGTIAAANPGIPLGGLVGESKFEILRRLKQDYVLKNFLVDIPFRTSENILAQMKKIGLDFPIIIKPDAGQRGQGVRLATRSEELPAILSESNVPLLVQEFHPGPNEAGIFYYRLPSEPSGKIFSITRKAFPRVTGDGRSTLEDLIRMHPRFRIQAKVFRERFPHRWAEALPKGYSLKLAEAGNHCQGALFLDGKNWITPQLEKSIEDATRPFTGFYFGRYDVRFSSVEELKSGKGFKIIELNGVTSESTNLYDPRFSMGDRYAILFKQWQLLFKIGRESGGKKAGLFPILRAIWDFYKGDRKVSDLSN from the coding sequence ATGAATTCGGATCCTTGCGAAGAAGAACTATTAAAGCTTTCGAATGCGATGGAATTTTGGCCGACTTGGAGGTTGTATCTTCCGTTAATTCCGTGGATCGCTCTACTGAGCTTCCGCTCGATTCGATTGGGTTCCCTTACCTCTTTAGGATTCGGAACGATCGCGGCCGCAAATCCGGGAATACCGTTAGGCGGATTGGTCGGCGAATCCAAGTTCGAGATACTCCGCCGGCTTAAGCAGGATTACGTTTTAAAAAATTTTCTGGTCGATATTCCGTTCCGCACTTCGGAAAACATTCTCGCTCAAATGAAGAAGATCGGTTTGGATTTTCCGATCATAATTAAACCCGACGCAGGCCAAAGAGGCCAGGGAGTACGACTTGCGACTAGAAGCGAGGAGCTCCCAGCCATTTTATCCGAATCTAATGTTCCGTTACTCGTTCAAGAATTTCATCCGGGGCCTAACGAAGCCGGCATTTTTTATTACCGTCTCCCTTCGGAGCCGTCGGGAAAGATATTTTCCATTACTAGAAAAGCCTTTCCTCGAGTCACGGGCGATGGTCGTTCTACGTTGGAAGATCTTATACGAATGCATCCCAGGTTTCGTATTCAGGCCAAAGTTTTCCGAGAAAGATTTCCGCACCGCTGGGCAGAAGCCTTGCCGAAAGGATACAGTTTGAAACTTGCGGAGGCAGGCAATCATTGTCAGGGAGCCTTATTCCTAGACGGAAAGAATTGGATCACCCCTCAATTGGAAAAATCCATAGAAGATGCGACTCGACCGTTTACCGGTTTTTACTTCGGTCGATATGACGTTCGCTTTTCGTCCGTGGAAGAATTAAAATCCGGAAAAGGATTTAAAATCATCGAGTTGAACGGAGTAACTTCCGAATCTACCAATCTGTACGATCCGCGATTTTCCATGGGAGATAGGTATGCGATTCTATTTAAACAATGGCAACTGCTATTCAAAATCGGAAGAGAGTCCGGGGGGAAGAAAGCGGGCCTGTTCCCTATTTTAAGGGCGATATGGGATTTTTATAAAGGAGATAGAAAAGTCTCCGACCTTTCTAATTAA